From the genome of Bacteroidales bacterium, one region includes:
- a CDS encoding alcohol dehydrogenase catalytic domain-containing protein: MKAMMLTGIRRMEMLEVPEPKIINDRDVKIRMDVVGVCGSDIHYYTTGRIGSQVVRYPFPVGHEGAGTVVETGKKVTRVKPGDRIAIEPAMPCGECDQCLAGRPHTCRKLRFLGCPGQAEGCLQEYIIMPESSCYPLPENMTADQAAISEPLAIGVYAVQQSVPMKGKQIGILGFGPIGMSVLLAAQAEGAERIFVTDKIDARLSIAKKSGAFQALNVTREPVTEIISKEEPLLLDAVFECCGQQEALDQAIDLLKPGGKLMIIGIPEFDRWSVPVDKTRHKEICIQNVRRQNHCLEKTLHYLSSGKIDVSLMPTHRFSFEKAKDAFDLVAEYRDGVMKAMIDF; this comes from the coding sequence ATGAAAGCCATGATGCTGACAGGCATTCGCCGGATGGAAATGCTGGAAGTGCCGGAACCGAAAATAATAAATGACCGGGACGTTAAGATACGGATGGACGTAGTCGGAGTCTGTGGTTCCGATATTCATTATTATACCACGGGGAGAATCGGCAGCCAGGTTGTCCGGTATCCTTTTCCGGTTGGGCATGAGGGAGCAGGAACGGTTGTGGAAACCGGGAAAAAGGTTACCCGGGTTAAACCGGGGGACCGTATAGCCATTGAACCAGCCATGCCTTGCGGGGAATGCGATCAATGCCTTGCCGGCCGGCCGCATACCTGCAGAAAACTGCGGTTTCTTGGCTGTCCCGGACAGGCTGAAGGATGCCTGCAGGAATATATTATAATGCCTGAATCGAGCTGTTACCCGCTGCCTGAAAACATGACGGCCGACCAGGCCGCTATTTCTGAACCACTGGCCATAGGGGTTTATGCTGTTCAGCAATCTGTTCCCATGAAAGGAAAGCAGATTGGAATTTTAGGATTCGGGCCTATAGGGATGAGCGTTCTTCTGGCGGCTCAGGCGGAAGGCGCGGAAAGGATATTCGTGACTGATAAAATTGATGCCCGCCTTTCCATTGCAAAAAAAAGCGGTGCCTTTCAGGCGTTGAATGTAACCAGGGAACCTGTTACTGAAATTATCAGCAAAGAAGAACCTCTGTTGCTGGATGCCGTTTTCGAATGCTGTGGTCAGCAGGAAGCTCTTGACCAGGCCATTGACCTCCTCAAACCGGGTGGAAAACTCATGATAATAGGCATTCCTGAATTTGACAGGTGGTCGGTTCCGGTTGACAAAACCCGCCACAAGGAAATCTGTATCCAGAATGTACGCCGGCAGAATCATTGTCTTGAAAAGACACTTCATTACCTTTCCTCGGGTAAAATTGACGTGAGCCTCATGCCAACCCACAGATTTTCCTTTGAAAAAGCAAAAGATGCTTTTGACCTTGTTGCTGAATACCGTGACGGCGTAATGAAGGCTATGATCGATTTTTAA